Proteins encoded in a region of the Natrarchaeobius halalkaliphilus genome:
- a CDS encoding SDR family NAD(P)-dependent oxidoreductase has product MSWLDNRVVLVTGGASGLGRAVVRRFVEEGASVGILDVSADGLADLSDEFGDSVVTSTGDVTRLSDNEDAVERTVDAFGKLDVFVGNAGVFDDNVTIAELPDDDEAIADSFRDLFEINVLGYLLGAKAALPELVETNGRMVFTASGASFEPDGGGSLYVPSKHAIAGIVRQLAFELSPSVSVNAVAPGYVPTNLSGIESLEREEGGVLDESEFDPSVHPAGIVPTPADYTGAYVLLASEENSRPMTGTIVRADLGRNVRGIGNVSGRALEFVTDGVDTA; this is encoded by the coding sequence ATGAGTTGGCTCGACAATCGTGTTGTACTGGTAACCGGTGGTGCGTCCGGTCTCGGACGTGCCGTCGTTCGACGATTCGTTGAGGAAGGTGCGTCCGTCGGCATACTCGACGTCTCAGCGGACGGTCTGGCGGATCTCTCCGACGAGTTCGGTGATTCAGTCGTCACGAGCACGGGGGACGTGACGCGACTCTCGGATAACGAGGACGCCGTCGAACGGACGGTCGACGCGTTCGGAAAACTCGACGTGTTCGTCGGCAACGCCGGTGTCTTCGACGACAACGTCACGATCGCGGAGTTGCCCGATGATGACGAGGCAATTGCCGACAGTTTCCGTGATCTCTTCGAGATCAACGTTCTGGGCTATCTCCTCGGTGCGAAAGCTGCACTGCCCGAACTTGTCGAAACGAACGGTCGAATGGTGTTCACTGCCTCGGGCGCGAGCTTCGAGCCGGACGGCGGCGGCTCGCTTTACGTTCCGTCCAAACACGCGATCGCCGGTATCGTTCGCCAGCTCGCGTTCGAACTCTCTCCGTCGGTCAGCGTCAACGCGGTCGCACCCGGCTACGTGCCGACGAACCTCTCGGGAATCGAATCTCTCGAGCGCGAGGAGGGAGGCGTTCTCGACGAGTCGGAGTTCGATCCGTCGGTTCATCCCGCCGGAATCGTTCCGACGCCGGCCGATTACACTGGGGCATACGTCCTGTTGGCCTCCGAGGAGAACTCGAGGCCGATGACGGGAACGATCGTTCGTGCAGATCTCGGACGGAACGTCCGCGGTATCGGTAACGTCTCGGGCCGAGCGCTCGAGTTCGTCACCGACGGCGTCGATACGGCGTAA
- a CDS encoding DMT family transporter has product MPVTIDVFLLSILAAALWGLNPVFMKKGLERDGNAILASVVAATVSFGLFVTIATVVYGPSESYLGVSRTGAAIFLFGGVIGSSLGRLVVYAGVDRVGVSVNTAILNTRPLFAAILAVGLLGEPITGWLGLGILVIVVGVVLVSLSRGGDIRGWKWYELAFPLFAAIAYGAGNVVRRYGFTATDTDVLSAFVLNEFAALGILMGYALVRHGRKLFVVSRRTYALFAAGGLLSSLALLSLFTALSRGPVIVVDPLAGTSPLFAALFTVIFLKRVERVTRGVVIGAAVIILGVVFITLG; this is encoded by the coding sequence ATGCCAGTAACGATCGACGTCTTTCTGCTTTCGATCCTGGCAGCCGCTCTCTGGGGATTGAATCCGGTGTTCATGAAAAAAGGGCTCGAGCGGGATGGTAACGCAATTCTCGCGTCAGTCGTCGCGGCCACGGTGAGTTTCGGTCTCTTCGTGACGATCGCAACCGTCGTCTACGGACCGTCGGAGTCGTATCTGGGCGTATCACGGACGGGAGCCGCCATCTTCCTCTTCGGCGGCGTTATCGGCAGTTCGCTCGGCCGACTCGTCGTCTACGCCGGCGTCGACAGGGTCGGCGTGAGCGTCAACACGGCGATTTTGAACACTCGGCCGCTGTTCGCCGCGATTTTGGCCGTTGGGCTGCTCGGAGAACCGATTACCGGATGGCTCGGTCTGGGTATCCTCGTGATCGTGGTCGGGGTCGTTCTCGTGTCGCTGTCTCGCGGCGGCGATATTCGCGGCTGGAAGTGGTACGAGCTCGCGTTTCCGCTGTTTGCTGCGATCGCGTACGGGGCGGGAAACGTCGTTCGACGGTACGGATTCACCGCGACGGATACGGACGTTCTCTCGGCGTTCGTTCTCAACGAGTTCGCAGCGCTCGGAATCCTGATGGGCTACGCGCTCGTCCGACACGGACGGAAACTGTTCGTCGTGTCTCGGCGGACGTACGCTCTCTTCGCCGCAGGTGGCCTTCTGTCGAGTCTCGCACTGCTGTCGCTGTTTACCGCCCTCAGTCGTGGTCCGGTGATCGTCGTCGATCCACTCGCTGGAACGTCGCCGCTGTTCGCCGCGCTGTTTACCGTGATCTTTCTCAAGCGCGTCGAGCGGGTGACTCGCGGTGTCGTCATCGGTGCAGC